A single window of Leptolyngbya ohadii IS1 DNA harbors:
- a CDS encoding aldehyde oxygenase (deformylating) → MQQLDYSPELDFQSESYKDAYSRINAIVIEGEQEAFDNYQRLAELLPDSKEDLARLAKMENRHMKGFQACGRNLEVTPDMKFAQEFFAGLHSNFQKAAAEGKIVTCLLIQSLIIECFAISAYNIYIPVADDFARKITEGVVKDEYTHLNFGEEWLKANFEASKAELEDANRENLPIVWRMLNQVENDARELGMEKEALVEDFMISYGEALSNIGFTTRDIMRMSAYGLTAA, encoded by the coding sequence ATGCAGCAGCTTGACTACTCCCCTGAGCTTGACTTTCAGAGTGAGTCCTACAAGGACGCCTACAGCCGCATCAATGCGATCGTCATTGAGGGTGAGCAGGAAGCATTCGATAACTATCAAAGATTAGCAGAACTGCTTCCAGATTCCAAAGAGGATCTGGCGCGTCTGGCAAAAATGGAAAACCGTCACATGAAGGGATTTCAGGCTTGCGGACGGAACCTGGAGGTAACTCCCGACATGAAGTTTGCTCAGGAATTCTTCGCGGGTCTGCACAGCAATTTCCAGAAGGCAGCCGCAGAGGGCAAAATCGTCACCTGTTTGCTGATTCAATCCCTGATTATTGAGTGCTTTGCGATCTCGGCTTACAACATTTACATCCCGGTTGCGGACGACTTCGCTCGTAAGATCACGGAAGGCGTGGTGAAAGACGAATACACGCACCTGAACTTCGGCGAAGAGTGGCTCAAGGCAAACTTTGAAGCCTCCAAAGCAGAACTGGAGGATGCCAACCGCGAGAATCTGCCGATCGTTTGGCGGATGCTAAACCAGGTCGAAAACGATGCCCGTGAACTGGGCATGGAGAAAGAGGCGCTGGTTGAGGACTTCATGATTAGCTACGGAGAAGCTCTCAGCAACATTGGCTTTACGACCCGCGACATTATGCGGATGTCGGCTTACGGCTTGACGGCTGCTTAG
- a CDS encoding carbohydrate ABC transporter permease, which yields MRSIVSSQSLPTADASPTLSIVRLLPWLNRLLLLIGAGLILLPLAIVLLAAFAPPESLSQTLTRLPFKSFSWENYRAVWQQGHFLRAFANSALVALTVTFAQSLTSALAGYALARFQFRGRSLILLIVLATLVIPFQILVIPVFLILKWGHLINTYGALILPTAVNGFGIVLLKQYFETVPVELEEAAALDGANRLQILWHVILPLARPAIVTLFLFSFIGEWNDLFKPLVFTTRPELQTVQLALASFQEQFTDRWSLLMAAVVIVTLPVVLLFVVCQRQFIRGIAATGIKG from the coding sequence ATGCGATCGATTGTTTCAAGTCAATCCCTCCCGACTGCTGACGCCTCGCCAACGCTGAGCATAGTTCGACTGCTTCCCTGGCTAAATCGACTGCTGCTGCTGATTGGGGCAGGACTCATTCTGTTGCCGCTGGCGATCGTGCTGCTGGCTGCCTTTGCGCCGCCGGAAAGCCTGTCTCAAACTCTGACTCGCTTACCGTTCAAAAGTTTCAGCTGGGAGAACTATCGAGCCGTCTGGCAGCAGGGGCATTTTCTACGGGCGTTTGCAAATTCTGCCCTGGTTGCGCTCACCGTTACCTTTGCCCAAAGTTTGACCTCGGCACTGGCGGGCTATGCGCTGGCGCGGTTTCAGTTTCGGGGACGATCGCTGATTTTGCTAATCGTGCTGGCGACGCTGGTGATCCCGTTTCAAATTCTGGTGATTCCGGTCTTTCTCATCCTCAAGTGGGGTCATTTGATTAATACCTACGGTGCCCTGATTCTGCCAACTGCCGTGAATGGCTTTGGAATTGTGCTGCTGAAACAGTATTTTGAAACCGTTCCCGTTGAGCTAGAAGAAGCGGCGGCACTGGATGGCGCAAACCGGCTGCAAATTCTCTGGCACGTCATTCTGCCCCTGGCGCGTCCGGCGATCGTAACCCTGTTTCTCTTTTCGTTTATTGGGGAATGGAATGATCTGTTTAAGCCGCTCGTCTTTACTACCCGTCCCGAACTGCAAACGGTTCAGCTTGCCCTGGCATCTTTTCAGGAACAGTTTACCGATCGCTGGTCTTTGCTGATGGCAGCCGTTGTGATTGTCACCCTGCCGGTGGTGCTGCTGTTTGTTGTCTGCCAGAGACAGTTTATTCGCGGCATTGCAGCAACGGGAATTAAAGGGTAA